In Acidobacteriota bacterium, the sequence ACGAGGCATCGATCTCTCCTACCCTGGCCGTTAGCGTTACGACTTCGGCCGCTTGGCGCCGTACTTCGAACGGCTCCGTCGTCGATCCTCGACGCCCACGGCGTCCAGGGTTCCTCGGATTACGTGATAGCGAACACCCGGCAGATCCTTCACACGTCCACCCCGAATCATCACGATGGAGTGTTCTTGAAGGTTGTGCCCGACACCGGGGATGTAGGTCGTGACCTCGATCCCGTTGGTCAGACGAACGCGTGCAACTTTACGCAGCGCCGAGTTCGGCTTCTTGGGAGTCGACGTGTACACGCGAACACAGACGCCCCGCTTCTGGGGGCAGGTATTCAGGGCCGGACTCTTGGTCCGGGACTTGATGACCTTGCGTCCCTTACGGACTAACTGATTGATCGTCGGCACGTGTCAAAGCTCCTGTCAGGCACCAAACCCCGCTCGTCCGTCGGCACGACGTACGACCCGGGACATCGTTCTGGGGTGCAAAACCTCGAGAGTCTAGCAGACACCCCGGAGGGCTTTCAAGGTCCGCCAACTCGGGGGTTTTCAGCTCCCCGGTTCTGCTCCCGCTGCCGCGGCGGCAGCCTGTCGAATCATCTCCGCAAATCGATCGGTATCGAGGTCCATTTCGCCCTCGCCGCCCTCTTCGAAGCGGGGCTCCTCCATCGGAGGGGGTCCATCGGGCTCGATCTGGATATCGGTGTAGGTGTCCATCCCGGTTCCCGCCGGAATGAGCCGTCCCATGATCACGTTCTCCTTGAGCCCCCTCAGGAGGTCCACCTTGCCGGAGATCGAGGCCTCGGTCAGAACCCGGGTCGTCTCCTGGAAACTGGCCGCCGAGATGAAGGACTCGGTGGCCAGACTGGCCTTGGTGATTCCCAGAAGCAACGGCCGGCCACGGGCCGGGACGCCGCCGTCCTCGAGGACTCTTTCGTTCTCGCGGACGAAGCGGAATCGGTCGACCTGCTCGTCAACGATAAACTCGGTGTCACCCGGATCCTCGATCTTGATCCAGCGCATCATCTGACGAATGATCACCTCAATGTGCTTGTCGTGGATCTGCACGCCTTGCAGTCGATAGACCTCCTGAAATTCCCGCTCACCGAGAATCTCCAGGATCTTGTGCGGGTCCTTGGGACCATCGGTGAACGCGTCACCGGCCACAACGGACTCCCCTTCCTGAACGGTAACGTGCATGCCCCGGGGAATCGCGTACTCGCGTTCCTCGCCATCATCGGTTCGGACCAGCACCTTCCGCGAACCCTTGACGATGTCCCCGTAGTGAACGACGCCGTCGATCTCGGCCATCTCCGCCGGTTCCTTGGGGTGTCGAGCCTCGAACAGATCGACCACGCGTGGTAGACCACCGGTGATGTCCTTGGTCTTCGTGGTCGCTCGCGGGATCTTCGCCATCACGTCGCCCTCGCGGACGGCGACGCCGTCCTGGACCATGACGATGGCGTGGACCGGCAGGAGGATCTTTCGCTGGGAATTCCCCTCTGCGTCGCGAATCAGCAGTTGGGGGTGTCGCTTCTCATCCTGCGACTGCACGATCACCTGGCGAGAAAGACCCGAGACCTCCTCGACCTCTTCCTTCATCGTGACACCCGCTTCGATGTCGTGGAACTCGATGGTGCCCGCGATATCGGTCAGGATCGCAAAGTTGTAGGGATCCCACTCGGCAAGCTTGGTACCGGACTCGATGTGCTCACCGTCACGGACCTCAAGAATGGCACCGTAGACGATATTGTAGCGCTCGCGCTCTCGACCCTCGCGATCGCGAATAACGACAGCGCCATTGCGGTTGATCGCAACCGGTTTACCTTCGCGATTGTCCACGGTCTTCAGATTCTCGTAGTAGACCTGACCGGCATTGCGGATCTCGATCCCGCTCTGCTCGTCGATACGCGCGGTACCACCGATATGGAACGTCCGCATCGTGAGCTGCGTACCGGGTTCTCCGATGGACTGGGCAGCGATGACGCCCACCGCCTCGCCACTTTCGACCTCGCGACCGGTCGCGAGGTTACGTCCGTAGCAGCGAACACAGACACCGCGTTCACATTCGCAGGTCAGCACGGAGCGGATGCGAACCGTCTGAAGCCCCGAGTCCTGCACGGTGGTGGCCAGATCCTCGTCCACCATCCCGTTACGAGCGACGAGAATCTCGCCGTTCCCCGGGTCAATGATGTCCTCGAGAGCCACACGACCGACGATGCGATCACGCAGATCCTCGATGATCTCACCGCCCTCTTCGATTCGACTGACCTCGATGCCCTCACTGGTCTGACAATCGTCCGCGGAGATGATCACATCCTGCGAAACGTCAACGAGGCGTCGCGTGAGGTATCCGGAGTTGGCGGTCTTGAGTGCGGTATCCGCCAGACCTTTTCGAGCGCCGTGAGTCGAGATGAAGTATTGCAGTACGTTCAGCCCCTCGCGGAAGTTTGCGGTAATCGGTGTCTCGATGATCTCGCCCGAAGGCTTGGCCATCAGGCCGCGCATTCCGGCAAGCTGTCGCATCTGCTGCTTACTGCCACGGGCACCGGAATCGGCCATCATCAGGATCGGGTTGAACTCGTCGTTTTCCTTCTCGCGACGGGTCATCTCCTTGAACATGGCCTCGGAGATGCGCTCGGTGGCATCGGACCAGATCGAGATGACCTTGTTGTAGCGCTCGCGATTGGTGATCAGACCGTCAAGGAACTGCTGCTCGACGGTGATCTGCTCCTGACGAGCTCGATCCACCATGTCGACCTTGGTGGGCGGCACGACCATGTCGTCGATCCCGATCGAGATGCCGGCCCGAGTCGCATAGATGAAGCCAAGCTCCTTGAGCTTGTCGACCAACTCCACGGTCATGTGGATGCCATGCCGCAGGTAGACGTAGTGCACGAACGACTGGAGTGCCTTCTTGCGTAGCGAGCCGTTGACGAAAGGCAACCCCTCGGACAGCGCGTTGTTGAACAACACGCGACCGACGGTCGTCTGCAGGCGATAGGCTTCGACGGTCTGCTCCGGAGCACGGACCACGTTGTCCTGTTCCTTCGGCGGCAGCGTCGTCAGATCGATGAGGTTGCCGCTGTAGCGCAACGTAATCGGCGTCAGCGTCTCGACCTCGCCGGCCTGATAGGCCAGGAGCACCTCCTGCTGAGAGCCGAACATGCGGCCGGCACCCTTGGCGCTGGCCTTCTCCTGGGTCATGTAGTAGCAACCCAGAACAATGTCCTGACTGGGGTTGACGATCGGCAGTCCGTTGGACGGACTGAGGATGTTGTTGGTCGACAACATCAGAACCATTGCCTCGATCTGCGATTTCGCGGACAACGGAACATGGACCGCCATCTGGTCGCCGTCGAAGTCCGCATTGAACGCGGTACAGACCAGCGGGTGAATCTTGATCGCCTTGCCCTCGACCAGGACCGGCTCGAAGGCCTGAATGCCCAGCCGATGCAGTGTCGGGGCCCGGTTCAAGAGCACCGGGTGCTCCTTGATGACCTCTTCGAGATAGTCCCAGACCTCGGCACTCTCCATCTCGACCATTTCCTTGGCGGCCTTGATGGTGGTGACGAGCCCCTGCTCCTCGAGCTTGTTGTAGATGAACGGCTTGAACAGCTCCAGCGCCATCTTCTTCGGCAGCCCGCACTGGTGGAGCTTGAGATCCGGCCCAACGACGATGACCGAACGACCGGAATAGTCGACACGCTTGCCCAGGAGGTTCTGACGAAAACGCCCCTGCTTGCCCTTGATCGTGTCGGACAGAGACTTCAACGGTCGGTTGTTGCTGCCACGCAGGACACGACCGCGACGACCGTTGTCGAAGAGTGCATCGACGGCTTCCTGTAACATACGCTTCTCGTTGCGCACGATGACATCCGGAGCCTTCAGATCCAGAAGCTTCTTCAATCGGTTATTGCGATTGATCACGCGACGGTAGAGATCGTTGAGATCGGAGGTCGCGAACCGACCGCCGTCGAGCGGTACCAGCGGCCGGAGCTCCGGCGGGATAACCGGAACGACGTCCAGGATCATCCACTCGGGTTGGTTCCCCGACTTACGGAAGGCATCGACAACCTTCAGTCGCTTTGCAAACTTTAGCCGCTTCTGCTGCGACGTCTCGGTCCGCATCAGCTCGCGCATTTCCTTGGCCAGGCTCTCGATGTCGAGACGGGCGAGGATCTCCTTGATCGCCTCGGCGCCCATGCCGGCCTGGAAGCCGTCCGGATATTTGTCCTGTAGCTCGCGATACTGCTCTTCGGAGAGGACTTCCTTCTCCGTCAGCTCGACGGCTTCGCCGGGATCGATGACGACGTAGGCTTCGAAATAGAGGATTCGCTCCAGCTCGCGGAGCGTCATGTCCAGCAGATGCCCGATTCGGCTCGGAAGACCCTTGAAAAACCAGACATGGCTGACAGGGCTCGCAAGCTCGATGTGTCCCATTCGCTCGCGACGCACCTTGCTCTGGGTCACCTCAACGCCGCACTTGTCACAGACGACGCCGCGATGCTTCATCCTCTTGAACTTTCCGCAGAGACATTCCCAGTCCGTCACCGGGCCGAAAATCCTTGCGCAGAAAAGTCCATCACGTTCCGGTTTGAACGTTCGATAGTTGATCGTCTCCGGCTTCGTTACCTCGCCGTAGGACCAACTACGAATCTTCTCCGGACTCGCGAGGCTGATGCGAATCGCACTGAAGTCGTTAATGGTCTTCGCTTTGTCGAAGAGGAATGGCGGTCTATTCATAAATTCCCAGCTCCCAGATCAAAATGCCGAGACCTCAGGGGTCCCGCCTTGATCGCTCAGAAGTTCGACATCGAGACAAAGACTCTGAAGCTCACGAACGAGAACGTTGAACGACTCCGGAAGTCCGGGCTCTACCGCAGACTCACCCTTGACCAGCGCTTCGTAGATCTTCGTTCTGCCGTAGACGTCATCGGACTTGACGGTGAGCAGTTCCTGCAGGATGTGAGCGGCGCCATACGCCTCGAGAGCCCACACCTCCATCTCACCGAAGCGTTGGCCACCGAACTGCGCCTTACCGCCCAGCGGCTGCTGGGTAATCAGCGAGTACGGCCCGATCGAACGCGCGTGGATCTTGTCGTCCACCAGATGGGACAGCTTGATCAGATAGATGTAACCGACGGTCACCAACTGCTCGAACGGTTCGCCGGATCGGCCGTCCCGAAGCGTGATCTTGCCCGAAGTCGGTAGACCGGCCAGCGTTAGCTGCCTCTTGATCTCCTCCTCGTGCGCACCGTCAAAGACCGGCGTTGCATAGCGAATGCCGTCTTTGTAGTACTTCGCAAGCTCGATGATCTCGTCGTCGCTTGCGTTCTCGACCTGATCGCGGGTCACCTTCTGCGGGAGTGCACTTAACAGTCGTTGCCGCAGGTCCGCCGCAGCCTTGCTGCGCTCCTGTGCCAGCCTCTCGGTGATCCAGCGGCCGTGTTCCGAACCCGCCCATCCCAGATGGGTCTCGAGGATCTGGCCCACGTTCATTCGCGAGGGCACGCCAAGCGGATTCAGGACGACCTCGACCGGCGTTCCGTCCGGCAAATACGGCATGTCCTCCACGGGCAACAGTCGGGAGATGACACCCTTGTTGCCGTGGCGGCCGGCCATCTTGTCGCCGACGCTCAGCTTGCGCTTCATCGCGACGAAGACCTTGACCATCTTGATCACACCGGGAGCCAGTTCGTCTCCCTTTTGCATCTGCTCAATCTTTTCCTTGTTGAGTTGACGCAGGATGTTGATCCGCTTCTTGGTTCGCTCCTCGATGCGATAGATCTCTTTGACCTTGGAGGTCTTCGTCGGCTTGATGATGCATCGGCGAAGGTCCTCGGTGTCCATCCCCGACATGACCTGGCGGGTCAGAACGGTTCCGGCTTCGAGAAGGGCGCTTCCACGTCTTCGATCGCTGAGGGGCTCGGTCAGCGCCTCGCTGTCCAGAAGCTCGATCAGTTTTTTGCGATCCTCCTCGTTGAGGATCCGGATCTCATCCTTGAGATCCTTCTCGAGACGTTCGATCTGCTCCTGCTCGATCTCGCCGGCGCGACTGTCCTTCTCCACGCCCTTGCGGCTGAAGATCTTGACATCGACGACGATCCCGTCGACCCCGGGAGGCGCGTTGAGGGATGCGTCGCGGACATCGCCAGACTTCTCGCCGAAGATCGCGCGGAGGAGCTTCTCCTCCGGCGTCAGCTGGGTCTCTCCCTTGGGAGTCACCTTGCCGACCAGGATGTCGCCGGGTTTGACACGGGCACCGATACGGATGACACCGGCCTCGTCGAGGTCCTTGAGGAAATCCTCGGAGACATTGGGAATGTCCCGGGTGATCTCCTCCGGCCCCAGCTTGGTGTCTCGAGCCTCGACGTCGAACTCCTCGATATGGATCGAGGTGAAGACGTCCTCCCGGACACAGTCTTCGGATACGAGGATCGCATCCTCGAAGTTGAAACCGCGCCAGGGCATGAATGCGACCAGAATGTTTCGTCCCAGCGCCAGCTCGCCACGCTCGGTGCAGGGGCCGTCAGCCAGCACCGTGCCCTCCTCGACACGTTGTCCTTCTCGGACGATCGGACGCTGATTCATGCAGGTGTTCTGGTTGGAACGCTTGAACTTGACCAGCGAGTAGATATCTGCGCCGAAGTCCTCCTGCCCCATCGCACCTACGCGGACGATGATGCGCTGAGAGTCGACGATATCGACGATGCCGGCTCGCTTGCAGACGACGACGGCACCGGAATCCCGCGCCGTGATCGACTCCATGCCGGTGCCGACGAAGGGTGCCTTCGGCTTCACCAACGGCACGGCCTGCCGTTGCATGTTGGAACCCATCAGCGCACGGTTGGCATCGTCGTTTTCGAGAAACGGGATCAGGGATGCAGCCACCGAAACAAGCTGCTTCGGCGAGACATCGATGTATCCGACATCCTCACGCGGAACCAACTTGAACTCGCCGGCCTTTCGCGCGTTGACCCGTTCGTTCTGGAACGAGCCATCGTCACCGAGATGTGCGTTGGCCTGGGCGATGGTCTCGCGGTCTTCCTGATAGGCCGACAGATAGAACGAATGCGCCACGGCCTCCGGAGCAAGTTTCCCGGAGTCGACGACCTTCTTCCTTTGCACCACGAAGTCGGCGGCGGAGACCACGTCGTCCAGCTTGTACTGACTCTGCCCCGTTCGCGTCACGCGGACGAAATCGAGCACACGGCCCGATTCGACCCTGCGGTACGGCGACTCGATGAACCCGTAGTCGTTGATCCGGGCGAAACAGGACAACGACGAGATCAGGCCGATGTTGGGTCCTTCAGGCGTTTCGATGGGGCAGATACGCCCGTAGTGAGTCGGGTGAACGTCGCGAACCTCGAAACCGGCCCGCTCTCTGGATAGACCCCCCGGCCCGAGGGCGGACAGGCGACGCTTGTGAGTCACCTCCGAGAGTGGGTTGGTCTGATCCATGAACTGGGACAGCTGACTGCTGCCGAAGAACTCCTGGATCGCCGCCATGACCGGTTTGGCATTGATCAGGTCGTGAGGCATGGCGGTCGTCATCTCCTGATAGACCGACATCTTCTCCTTGATCGCACGCTCCATCCGGACGAGGCCGATTCGGAACTGGTTCTCGAGAAGCTCACCCACGCTACGCACGCGACGGTTACCGAGGTGATCGATATCGTCGATGTCGCCCTTGCCCTTCTTGAGCTTCAGCATGTAACGCAGGACCTCCACGAAGTCCTCGCGGGTGGGAGTGCGATCCTCGCCCTTCTCCCAACGCTCGCGGACGTCCTCCGCCCAGTCCTCGGGACTGACACCGTAGATCTTGGTGTTGAACTTGAGGCGACCGACTTTCGAAAAGTCGTAGCGGGTCGGGTCGAAGAACATGCTGTTGAACAGCGTTCGGGAAGAGTCCGGCGTGGGCGGATCACCCGGGCGCAGACGTCGATAGATCTCGATCAGGGCTTCCTGCTGGTTCTGGACCGTATCCTTGGCAAGCGTGTCGATCAGGGTGTCACCCACGTCTTCCCGCTCCGGGAAGACCGCTTCGAACTCTCTGATCCCACGAGCCTGCAGATCGATCAGTGCCTCGTCGGTGAGAGGCTTGGCGGCCTCGACGACGACCTCTCCGGTCTCCTCGTCGACGATGTCGTGAACGGAGAAGGCTCCCTCCGCCTCGGTGTCGGCGACCGGGATCCACGTCAAGCGGGCCTTCTTGAGGTCGGCAAGAGTCTCCGCACGGATCCGACGATTCTTCTTGATGACCTCTTTGCCACGAGCGCTGACCGTCGAGCGGACCTTGCAGTTGAGCAAGCCGTCGCCGACCTTGAAGTCAAAGTGGCCGTCCTTGATCCGCACCACGACGGGCGAATAGAAGGTCTCAAAGATTGACGGGATGTCATCCACACCAAGCGCACGCAAGAAGATCGTCGCGGGGAATTTTCGTTTCCGATCGATTCGAACGTGAAGCACGTTCTTGGCGTCGGTCTCAAACTCGACCCACGAACCGCGGTACGGAATCACCTTCGAGAGGAAGGTCGTACGATTGGCATCGGACTGGAAGAAGACGCCGGGACTTCGATGGAGCTGCGAGACGATGACCCGCTCGGTTCCATTGACGATAAACGTCCCGTGCTCGGTGAGCATCGGGATCTCGCCGAAGTAGACTTCTTGTTCCTTGATGTCGCGGATCGTACGCGCCTCGGTGTCCGGATCCTTGTCGTAGACGACAAGCTGGATCGTCACCTTCAGCGGGACCGTATAGGTCTGTCCACGCTCCTGACACTCCTCAACGTCGTACTTGAACTTGAGGGCGACAGGATCGCCGCAGTCATCACACTCGCGAACGGTGACGGCCGTCAGGTTCCCGCAGTTGGCGCAGGTCACCTCGCCCTTGCGGGCGTCGGGGACCACCAATCGATGTCCACAGAACGTGCACTCGCTACGGAGATGCTCGATGCCGCGCAACTCACCACATTTGCATTCCCAGTTGCCGATCGTGTAATCGACAAACTCCAGGGAACAGGTCTCGCGGAAGTCTCTAATCGGGAAGATGGACTTGAAGACCGCCTGCAGACCGATGTGGTCGTCGCGATCGGCCGGAGCCGTACGCATCTGTAGGAACCGCTCGTAGGAGCGCTTCTGGACTTCGATCAGGTTCGGGATCGGAATCGCCGCCTTGATCTTTGAAAAATCAGCCCTGGTGCGGGCAGCTGTCGAGTTCTCGGACATGGTGCTGGATACCCCTAGCTGGGATCGTCAGCCGACGACACCAACCATCAAGTGAAGCATTGGCAACCGGACGTTGGGTCCGGACACCCTCACGCGGACAACAGATCGGTTCGGGATCCGTCGCCGGCGGCAGCGGGCCGAAGTCCGTGGTTACTTGATCTCGACGGTGGCACCCACGTCTTCGAATTTCTTCTTGATCTCTGCGGCCTCCTCTTTCGTGGTGGCTTCCTTGATCGCCTTGGGTGCGCCGTCGACCAGATCCTTGGCCTCTTTCAGACCCAGGCTGGTGACTTCACGGACCGCCTTGATCACGTTGATCTTCTTGGCGCCGACTTCCTTGAGAATCACGTCGAACTCGGTCTGCTCTTCGGCTGCCGCTTCCCCGCCGGCGGCACCCGCAGCCGCCATCGCGACCGGAGCTGCGGCGGAGACGCCCCATTTCTCTTCGAGCATCTTGACGAGGCTCGACGCTTCCATCACGGTGAGCTCGCTAAGGTTCTCGCTCAGTTTTTCCAGATCGGCCATCTTCCCATCTCCTTCGATTTCATCTTTGCTTCCCCGGCTTGCCGGGCATAACTAATTAATGGTCTTCGTTAACAGGCCTAGGCGTCCGCCGCGGCCTCTCCTTCTCGTGCATCAATGACTCGGGCAAGTTGCGTACCGGGCGTCTGAACCAGACGGACCAGGGTCGTCGCCGGCGTGTTGATCAAGGCCAACAGCTGGGCGCGCAATTCCTGCAGACCGGGCAGCTTCGAAAGCTGCGTGAGGCCTGCCGTGTCGAGGAGATCCTTCCCTTCCACGACTCCTGCCAGCAACCGGACTTCCGGGTTCTCCTTGGCGAAGGTGGCGAGGGACTTCGCCAGCGCCACCGGGTCGTCTGCATGGGTTGCCATGGCACACGGCCCCGAGAAGTCTCCGGCCAGTTTCTCGGCCGTCGTACCGGCTGCGGCCAGCTTGGCCAGCCGATTCTTGATCACGCGGTATTCGCCACCGGCGTCGCGGACCGAGTTTCGGAGGCTGTTGACCTGGTTCACGGTCAACCCGCTGAACGTCGCGAGAACCATATGGGGGTTCTCCTCGAAGGTCTTCTTGTAAGTTTCTACGGCTTCAATTTTTTCGGCGCGATTCACGACTTACCTTCCAGTTCCGCTTCGCCGGCGTCCAGGGATAATCCCGGCCCCATCGTCGACGTGATATGGACGGACTCGATGTACTTGCCTTTGGCTGCTGAGGGCTTGGCCTTGGTCACGGCCCGCAACAACGCGCGGGCGTTGTCGACCAGCTTCTCGTCATCGAAGGACAGTTTGCCGACCGGTACGTGGATATTCGCGGTCTTGTCAACGCGAAATTCGACCTTACCGGCCTTGACCTCGTTGACGGCCTTGGCGACGTCAAAGGTGACCGTACCGGTCTTAGGGTTCGGCATCAGTCCTCGCGGGCCGAGGACTCGACCGAGCTTGCCGACCTCACGCATCATGTCGGGTGTGGCGACGACGGCGTCGAACTCCGTCCAACCACCCTGAATCTTCTCGACCATCTCTTTGCCACCCACGAAATCGGCGCCGGCCTCCTCGGCCTCCTTGGCCTTCTCACCCTGGGCGATGACCAGGACGGACTTGCTCTTGCCGATTCCGTGAGGCAGGACGATGGTCCCACGAACCATTTGATCCGCATGACGCGGGTCGACGCCCAACCGCAGGCTGACCTCGACGGTCTCGTCGAACTTCGCGTAGGCCACGCTCTTCAGCTTTCCAACCGCGTCAGAAAGCGAATGATCACGCTTCTCGACGGCCTCTGCTGCCTTGTTGTAGTTCTTGCCGTGTTTCGCCATCTTCGTCTCCAGCCTCGCGGCTCTTATCCCTTGACCTCGATACCCATCGATCGCGCGCTACCGGCAATGATTTTCCGTGCGGACTCGATAGAGGAACAGTTGAGGTCGGGCATCTTCGCCTGGGCGATCTCGTCGACCTGCGCCATCGTCACCTTCCCGACCTTGTCGCGATTCGGAACTCCCGACGCCTTCTGTAGACCCGCCGCCTTCATCAGCAGCGTCGATGCGGGCGGCGTCTTGGTGATGAACGTGTAGGAGTGATCCTGATAGACCGTGATCACCACGGGGGTGAGGATGCCGCCATCCTTTGCGGTCCTGGCGTTGAACGCCTTGCAGAAGTCCATGATGTTCACACCGTGTTGACCCAGCGCGGGACCGACCGGGGGAGCAGGCGTCGCCTTCCCCGCCGGAATGTGCAGCTTGATCAACCCGACTACTTTCTTTGCCATGACCTACTCGCTCCGTGTGCCGCGTTACGGCTTTTCGACCTGAACGAACTCCAGCTCCACCGGAGTTGCTCGACCGAAGATCGTTACCATCACCTTCAGCGTCGAGCGGTCCTCGTTGACCTCCTCGACCTGCCCTGTGAAGTTGCTGAATGGACCGTCCATGATCCGAACCGCGTCGCCGACGCTGAATGCCAGCTTCGGTTTCGGCTTGTCCGCAGCCACGGAAATCTGATTGACGATCCGGTCGACTTCCTTCGTGCTAAGCGGTACCGGTTTGGTTCCAGTACCGACAAATCCCGTCACCTTCGGCGTGTTGCGGACCACATGCCATGCGTCGTCCGACATCACCATCTTCACCAGCACATAGCCGGGGAAGAACTTCCGGGTCGAGCGAATCTTCTTACCGTCACGGATCTCGACCACTTCTTCCGTGGGGATGAGCACCTCTTCGATCACCCCGGCCATGCCCATCGCCTCGGCTCGCTGCATCAGGCTCTCGCGAACCTTCGCCTCGAAACCCGAATACGTGTGGACGATGTACCACTTCTTGCCGTCGTCGACTTTCGCGGCGGGCTCGGCCTTGGCGGACGGAGCCGTGCCGGCAGCC encodes:
- the nusG gene encoding transcription termination/antitermination protein NusG codes for the protein MTEPVNGQDETRTPDVVEAAGTAPSAKAEPAAKVDDGKKWYIVHTYSGFEAKVRESLMQRAEAMGMAGVIEEVLIPTEEVVEIRDGKKIRSTRKFFPGYVLVKMVMSDDAWHVVRNTPKVTGFVGTGTKPVPLSTKEVDRIVNQISVAADKPKPKLAFSVGDAVRIMDGPFSNFTGQVEEVNEDRSTLKVMVTIFGRATPVELEFVQVEKP
- the rplK gene encoding 50S ribosomal protein L11, which encodes MAKKVVGLIKLHIPAGKATPAPPVGPALGQHGVNIMDFCKAFNARTAKDGGILTPVVITVYQDHSYTFITKTPPASTLLMKAAGLQKASGVPNRDKVGKVTMAQVDEIAQAKMPDLNCSSIESARKIIAGSARSMGIEVKG